In Hyla sarda isolate aHylSar1 chromosome 9, aHylSar1.hap1, whole genome shotgun sequence, the following proteins share a genomic window:
- the SLC34A3 gene encoding sodium-dependent phosphate transport protein 2C — translation MPFTSNNPQMPLSDMKKPIDDPPVKIPLDDLPIDAPYMLSMNLAPHEDVHEEIDPWALPELQPSGPSWRELNTKQRVKRVVFGVVKACLLIGFLYLFICSLDVLSSAFQLVGSKLTGDIFSDNDVLANPIAGLVIGVLLTILVQSSSTSSSIIVSMVSSGILNVRASIPIIMGVNVGTSVTSTLVSLAQSGDRNEFRRAFGGSAVHGMFNWLTVIILLPIELGSGYLFHVSNAIIKSFNIHAGGDAPDILKVITRPFTDLIIKLDSSVIAGNAIGDPEYANTSLIKRWCVTNKINVTEYIPATNLTNCSVVTCFTNASGTFIENTFIIKENVERCVHIFAHAQLSDIAAGLILLTASLLVLCTCLILIVKLLNSVLKGQIAQVIKKIINADFPFPFSWLSGYLAIFVGAVMTFVVQSSSVFTSAIVPLMGVGVITMNRAYPLFLGSNIGTTTTAVLAALASPAESLSESVQVAFIHLFFNLSGIVLWYVVPYFRLPIHVAKKFGDITAKYRWFAVLYLLVSFIFLPLGVFGLSMAGWIVLAAVGGPLLLLFIAVIIINLLQKRFPKILPPFLKDWDFLPIWLHSLAPWDRLLYKMCGCCCKKCSHDDDDEEKPKDLLPVDGPFPETHCYDNPDFVQSQGL, via the exons ACGCCCCCTACATGTTATCCATGAACTTGGCTCCACATGAAGACGTCCATGAAGAAATCGATCCTTGGGCTCTACCAGAACTTCAACCTTCCGGTCCGTCCTGGAGAG AGTTGAACACCAAGCAACGGGTGAAGCGGGTCGTGTTTGGGGTGGTGAAGGCCTGCCTCCTCATCGGGTTCCTCTACCTGTTCATCTGCTCCTTGGATGTCCTGAGCTCTGCGTTCCAGCTGGTCGGAA GTAAACTCACCGGAGACATCTTCAGTGACAATGATGTTCTTGCCAATCCCATCGCCGGCTTGGTGATCGGTGTTCTGCTGACCATCCTGGTGCAGAGCTCAAGTACCTCGTCTTCCATCATCGTCAGCATGGTGTCCTCTGGAA TTCTGAATGTCAGAGCTTCCATTCCCATTATCATGGGGGTCAACGTGGGAACATCAGTGACCAGCACCTTGGTGTCCTTGGCCCAATCCGGGGACCGTAATGAGTTTAGAAG GGCGTTCGGTGGTTCTGCGGTACATGGAATGTTCAACTGGTTGACGGTCATCATTCTGCTGCCCATCGAGCTCGGGTCAGGATATCTCTTCCATGTCTCCAACGCCATTATCAAGAGTTTTAACATCCATGCAGGAGGAGATGCCCCCGATATCCTtaaagtcatcaccagaccctttaCCGATCTCATCATCAAG TTAGACAGCTCAGTCATTGCTGGAAACGCCATTGGAGATCCAGAATATGCAAATACGAGCCTCATCAAGAGATGGTGCGTCACCAACAAGATAAAC GTGACAGAGTACATCCCGGCCACAAATCTGACTAACTGCAGCGTCGTCACCTGTTTTACCAACGCGAGCGGAACCTTCATAGAAAATACATTCATCATTAAAGAGAACGTGGAGAGAT GCGTCCATATTTTTGCCCATGCCCAGCTCTCGGACATAGCGGCGGGCCTGATCCTCCTGACCGCCTCGCTGCTGGTCCTCTGCACGTGTCTCATCCTCATCGTCAAACTTCTCAACTCTGTCCTGAAGGGCCAGATCGCTCAAGTCATCAAGAAGATCATAAACGCAG ACTTTCCGTTCCCGTTCAGCTGGCTCAGCGGATATTTGGCGATCTTTGTTGGCGCTGTCATGACCTTTGTGGTCCAGAGCAGTTCGGTCTTTACCTCAGCCATTGTGCCCTTAATGG GTGTTGGCGTCATAACCATGAACAGGGCGTACCCCTTATTCCTGGGATCTAATATTGGGACCACCACAACAGCAGTGTTAGCGGCCTTGGCCAGCCCAGCAGAGTCCCTGAGTGAATCAGTGCAG GTGGCATTCATCCACTTGTTCTTCAACCTCTCCGGCATTGTGCTCTGGTACGTCGTTCCTTACTTCCGTCTTCCGATCCACGTGGCCAAGAAGTTTGGAGACATCACCGCCAAGTACCGCTGGTTTGCCGTCCTGTACCTGCTGGTCAGCTTCATCTTCCTACCCTTGGGCGTGTTCGGTCTGTCCATGGCGGGATGGATCGTCCTAGCAGCCGTAGGGGGTCCCCTCCTCTTGTtgttcatcgccgtcatcatcatcaaccTACTTCAGAAGAGGTTTCCCAAGATCCTCCCTCCGTTCCTGAAGGACTGGGACTTCCTTCCCATCTGGTTGCACTCCTTGGCCCCCTGGGACCGGCTCCTCTATAAGATGTGCGGCTGCTGTTGTAAAAAATGTTCCCATGACGACGACGACGAAGAAAAACCCAAAGATCTCCTTCCTGTGGACGGCCCGTTCCCCGAGACTCATTGCTACGACAATCCAGACTTTGTACAATCCCAAGGTCTATGA